The sequence below is a genomic window from Paenibacillus sp. DCT19.
GGCTAAGTGAGCTATTTGTCGGCGCGTTCCTTGTAGCCATCATCGGTAACGCAGCAGAACACAGTGCAGCCATTATGCTCGCCATGAAAAACAAAATCGGTGCCGCAGTAGAGATTGCGGTCGGCAGCAGTTTGCAAATTGCATTATTCGTTGCCCCTGTGCTGATCTTTGTAAGCTACTTCACTGGCAGAACGATGGACATTGTATTTACGACCATTGAACTTGTCGCGATTGGTGTATCCGTATTTATTGCGAAGTCGATTACGCAGGATGGTTCAACGAACTGGTATGAGGGCCTGCTGTTACTTGTAGTCTACATCATCCTTGGAGTGTCGTTCTTTCTGGTATAACATAATCGGGTCACTCCATAGGCAACTTAGTTACATATATAAAATAAAGCTCATAAAAAAGGTAGCTAGGTGATTTTTTCACCAAGCTACCTTTTTTTACGTCCTTTCCCCTAAAGCCCCACTTCACTCTCAGCCTGTGGCTGTGGCTAATCCACCCTGACAAAGAGTCAGAGTAATACGTGCTGAAGTCGCACACATTATCCAAAGTGAGAAATACAACAAAGAGCATACAAAAAAAGCATGCAATAACCTGCATGCCTTCTATTCTGACCCGCGCATATGCAGGCTATTGCTCATTCTTTTTGTTCAAGGCTTCATATAGAATCGCCAGATTCCGCTCAAGCGCGCTAACCATCTGCTTACCAGCACCTTCTGGAAGGAGACCTGCACGAACAGCAAAATCAACTTCCTTGGAGAACCCATACATCTGTGTATCCAATACTTCCTCATAGAGAGGGCAGTAGCGGGTAGCCAGATTCTCCATCTGTACTTCAATAAGCTTCTGTATTTTATCTGCATCTTCTTGAAGAAGACTGATCGCTTTCAAATTCAGCTGGTCCTGCAGATCAGATGAAGTCATGCATTTTTCCCCCCTATGTCCCAAAAATCGCGTAAAGACGTTCTATCTCTAATATTAGACGAAATCAGTAGGTAATACAAGAACCTGACCAAAATATCCGAACAAAGTGAGTGCCTTCATGATTGCTTTTTTCGGATATAGCACAATGGGCTTTTCGTATGATTCAGCTCATCATACAAAAGAAGCACCCTCGCCACTACTGGCGAAGGCGCTTCTCATAACCATTACTCCGATGCGATCTTTACATTCAGTCCATGCTTAGCAAATACATCAGACATGGCTGCTTTGGCCTCATCGGCATCTGGACCATGAACATGCAATTCATAGCTATGAGTGCTGATCAGTGTTGTAAACAAGCCCAAGATACTTTTCACATCGATATACTTGTTCTCTGAATGAAGCACGATTGAAGAAGTAAACTTGCCTGCTGTTTGAGCAATTTCCACTACAGCCGCGTTATTACTCGACATAGGAATCCCTCCGTCTTTTCACTTTTGGTATCATCTATTAATTACCACTACATGATACCGTGAATCCGCTTTCCTAGCAACAGCAAAATACCGATGCTATTTCAAACGGTCTGGATTCAGGCATTCCAGCTCAGGAATAACGAAAATACCATCTTTGCGGATCAGTACATCGTCAAAATAAATCTCTCCTCCGCCGTAATCTGGACGTTGAATCAATACCAGATCCCAGTGAATGGATGAACGGTTTCCATTATCTGTTTCTTCATATGCCTGCCCAGGTGTAAAATGTAGGCTTCCAGCGATTTTCTCATCAAACAGGATATCTTTCATAGGATGAAGAATGTATGGATTGAATCCAATAGCGAATTCACCAATATGACGTGCACCATCATCCGAATCCAAAATATCATTCAGGCGCGCTGTATCATTGCTTGTCGCTTCTACAATTTTGCCGTCTTTGAATGTGAACTTAATATTCTCAAACGTAACACCGTTATACAGCGTTGCTGCATTATAACTGATCGTTCCATTTACGGAGTCACGTACCGGAGCACTGTATACTTCTCCATCTGGAATATTTTTTTGACCAGAACACTTCACTGCACCGATATCCTTGATGGAGAAGCTGAGATCTGTTCCTGGCCCTGTAATACGCACTTTATCCGTACGGTTCATGAGGTTAGCCAGTGCGTCTTGTGCTTTATCCATTTTGGCATAATCGAGGTTACATACATCGAAGTAGAAGTCTTCAAACGCCTCTGTGCTCGTGTTCGCGAGTTGTGCCATACTTGCATTCGGGTAGCGCAATACAACCCATTTGGTATGCTTCACGCGCTGCTCGCTATGTACAGGATGAGAATACAATGAATTATACATTTTCATCTTCTCTTCTGGTACATCGGACAGATCATTTACGTTCTCGCCCGCACGAATCCCGATGTAACAATCCATTTGTTTCATCCGATTCAGATCAATCTCTGCCCATGTTTTCATCATTTCTTCTGTTGCATTTTTGAGCATTGCACGTTGTACCGTTCTGTCGGTCAACTGGACAAATACATTACCGCCCTTTTTCCCTACTTCCTCAACCACAGCGTTGATTAAGTCACGCTCGCTTCCGATCATCTCGACCAGAACGTTCTCGCCTGGTTGTACATCCACAGAGTAACCGACCAAGTTAGCCGCCAGCTTCTGGATTCTTGGATCTTTCATCTTGTATAATCCTCCTGTCATCTGCCATTCATAATTGAACAACGGTAAATTACGATACTATTGTAGCACGCTACCGTGATCCCGTCAGCAAGCAACCCTTAACTAGGGTGTGCTTTATTGATACTCTCCAAAGTTTACATCCGTAACGAGAGCTTCTGTATTCTTTTTATTATTCATATCCTGATAACTAATCTGACTCTCGGATGAAAGCCGAAGAGGTAAGCTGGTTTTGCGATCTACGGTAAGATGATATACGGTCTGCACACTAGCTGGCTCCATCATTTTATCCATCGTACTCTCTCCCTGCTCCCACACCCGCTCAAGCTCCTGTTCAAGCTTCGTCTGATTCACACCTCCGATTGCACTTGCCTTGTGCATATATTCCTCTCGCATAGCACTCATCTCGGCATCTAGCTGCGTCATAGCCCATGTCTTGGCATCCTCAGGATTAAGCTCAATCCGTAGAATCTGAGTGCGTCGTCCCCCGCCATATTCTGATTTAATCGTTTTATTCATGCGATCGATATTCTCCAGCTGTGAAATCGGATTATAGCGAGATAACGCCCCACGCAAAGGCTCCTGTTGATTAGATAAAGCCATCCATTGCCCCTTCTTCCGCTGAAAGGAAGCACTGAACCCTCCAGGTTGCCCAGTAGGCAGGACAGAGGTTGTGCTCATTTGTGTACCCCAGAATTGACTACACCAGGAAGCCGAGTCTGCAAAGTCAGACGGTTATGATCCTCCAGTTTGCCTGCAAATTTAAATTGATTCTCGAACACACCATTATTCTCGCGTCGAAGCCCAGCCTGACCCTCGAAACTGAGCTTCTCCTTTCCGGCAAGTCCGGATAAAGCAAGTGAAAATATCTCCTCTGGTGTTTGAGCTTTCTGTACCAATCCACACCCAGGCGTGCAGAGGAGTATTAAGCTCAAAATCAATAACATTACGCGTGCATTCCGATAATTAAACATGGCTACCCCACCTTTTTGTCAAACGTTCTCCATAGGCTACCCCTCCGTTAATGACTTATACTGTGTGATACATAATCATTCTGTTCCCAAATAAAAAAAAGAGAGAACGACTCCGACATCGGAATTGTTCTCCCTTAACGTGTAACTTCTTGTTCTTCTAATACGATACGGTTACGTCCTCCATTCTTGGCTTGGTAAAGAGCCATATCTGCGCGATAAAATAGTGATTCTACACTCACTTTTTCATCCATCCAGCTCCACTCCGCGATCCCGCTTGAGACTGTTACCGACGGCCTTGTCTCTTCTGACACCCGCTGGCGTATGATCTCCGCGTATTCGAGAGCCTGTCGTATCCCTAATTGAGGCATATAAATGGCTAACTCTTCGCCGCCCCAGCGGGCACATACATCCTCTGGCCGAACAGAGCTTACGACGATGTCACTCACCTGCTTAAGAACCTGATCCCCCGTTTGATGGCCAAATGTATCGTTTACCTGCTTGAATTGATCGATATCAACCACAATGAGAGAACCACAGAACTCATGCGCCTGTCGTTCATGAATAACATTATCTAAGTAATGACGAACATATAATCCTGTTAGCATGTCCAGATTAGCCAAACGGCGCACTTCGGCATGAAGTGTTGCATTGGACAGCGCAAGTCCCATATGAATTACTAACATCTGCAGCAAGCGATAATTATCGTAAGAGAAAAATTGCTCCTGTGTATGTCCAAGCATAATTACACACTTCACTTCACCGTTCACCCGAACCGGTGACGCAATCAGAGATAACGATTTCGTATGATCCATAAATTGAGAAGGAAATGGAGCATGTTGAAGATAGTTAGACATAATAAGCGGCTCTTCCGATTGATACAATGCACCTGCAATACCGTAATTGTTCGGGAATGATTGGCGGCGTAGCTGATGAACGTTAGAGGACATCACTTCAAACTGGTTCGTACTATCATTCAATTGGAGAATACAGCATGATTCAGCTTGGAACATGCCAAGCATCTCTTGTTCAGCGAATTGAAAAATTTCCATCAGTTGCAGACTTTTATTCAACCGTTGTGTCAAATCGTTAATTAGACGAAGTTCCTGGATAAGCATATTGGATTGTTCATGCAGTTTCGCATTCTCGAAGGCTGTACCTGCCGTATCTGCCATCATCGTAATCAATTGCAGATCTGATTCCTCCATCAGCTCATCATTCATCTCAATGTAAAACACACCGTATATGCCCTGTTTTCCTTTGAGAGGTAACCCCACCTCAATAATTCTGTTCTCACCATCGATCGATCGAACAACAATAAGGCGTCCTTCCATGAAGGAACGTACACAGATATCTTCGCCTCGTTCATGAACCAGTAAAGGTTTGATCCGGGCATTAGAGCTGCTCTGGTCTTGGGACATAAAAAGCGTAATTCGCATCGTAGGATACAAATAATCCATGCTGCTAAACACTTCATCCAATATCGTATCCACGTCCATATTGTCGTGCATCCGTTGAACAATCTGGAACAGTATTGATCTACGATGTTCTTCACGTGCCGATTGCTCATGAGCATGTAACAGATCCGTCATAAATATGTATTCAAACCTGCGGTAAAAGCAAGTCCGATAGTGCGATGCCTCAGCTCGAACCAAGGCTTCTGACGTTTCATATTGGTTAGGCTCATAGATCAATGCAGTGAATACAGCGAACATATCCTTATTGCTTCTCGAACGGAGTGGAATAGCAAGCAGATGAAATTGCCCATGCTTATCACTGCTAAGCAAGGATTGTTCTTGTCCCGTTTCCAGACATCTTAATACCGTGAGGCTCACGTCCATGCTTACATCCTCATATGGATCTCCTACGCTGACGCCTTCGGTATCCCATATATTGAATATCGTAGCTGCATTGTTTGGTATGGGGTTGCGTTGTTGTTGCCAATCGGTAAAGGCCTGCTGTAACAGACTCCCCAAATATGAAAAATCAAAAGGTGTGATATCCACTTGCTGCATCCAGAGCGCATGCTCATTATGAAGAGATGCAGCAGATGCGGGATCGCCCGAACTTGGCGAATTCAGACTGGCTGGTAAACTTCCTAGATGTTCTAACATGTCAGGCGCTCCTTTGCACCGTTTTTGCATCTCATAGATGCATTAATCTGCATAGGTTATCGCAAACCTGCAAATTCGTCTGATAACCTTACAGGATAAGTTTATTTAAAGTTAAGATAGAATCTATTTTACTCCCTTTACAACTTTTTTGCATCCATATTTCAGAAAATTGTCCCATTATTTTAGGCCTAATGACCTATCGACAAATTTAGACGTTTTTTTGCTTTTATCTTAAACTTGACTTTGTGTCTCTCAAACTGTAATATAAGTTGTTGATGAAGACTACTAAATGGGTCTTTAAATTTGGGCATTACCGGTTGTGTCACCCTCATTCTTTTTGTTGCTTTCAGGACAGCGGCTGAACTCTCCTGATCGACTTATGCGTGGCTGAGCCAGCATCAACAAATTGGAGCGCAAACAGAGCCCTATATGAACTTTAACTAAAAAGGAGCTACTTTAAACATGGCACGTTACACTGGTCCTAAATTTAAATTGAGCCGTCGCCTCGGCATTTCCCTTAGCGGAACAGGCAAAGATTTGAAACGTCCTTTCCCTCCAGGTCAGCACGGAGCTAACCAACGCAGAAAAATGAGCAACTACGGTATGCAGTTGCAAGAAAAACAAAAACTGCGTCACATGTACGGTTTGGGCGAAAAACAATTCCGCACTCTGTTTGCTAGAGCGCAAAAAATGCAAGGTATCGCGGGTGAAAACTTCATGTTCTTGCTTGAGTGCCGCCTTGACAACCTCGTTTACCGTCTTGGATTTGCTAACTCCCGTGCAGGAGCACGTCAGTTGGTATCCCATGGTCACATCACTGTAAACGGCAAAAAAGTCGACATCGCTTCTTACCAAGTAAGCACTGGCGACGTAATCAGCTTGCGTGAAAGAAGCCGCGGTTTGTCTTCTGTTAAAGAAGCATTGGAAAACCGTACGCATCTTCCAGCATACGTTGAGTTCAACGATACAGCAGTTGAGGGTAAATTCATCCGTCTGCCTGAGCGTTCGGAATTGTCCCAAGAAATCGATGAGAAACAAATCGTCGAGTTCTACAACCGTTAATCGTTGCGATTACATTAAATCTTCAAATAAAACAGCTGTCGAGATTTTTTCGACAGCTGTTTTTTATGCTTTTGACTAAAAAAGGCAGAAGTTGAGGGCAATATAGAAAATTTCGCCGTATCCATAAGAAAAATAACACGTGAAGAACACCGTTTTGATCAGGAAGTGATGATCTAATATCTTAAGAACTTATATGCAAAGTACGTCACAGCAGAAAAAATACCACTCACCATGATAATAATCGCTGATTCAAACACCTCTATTTCAATTCCAAACTGATATATCACAAGCATTGTAATTATGACCATTATCATAACTATAAATCCAAGTGAAAATGAAGATTTACAATGCGAAATTATTCTTTCATCATGTTCAGAGTCCACACTTCGTTTAACCCCTTTGTTGTCCATAGCCAAAATGATTAAGTTTATCATTGAGCACCCGATTAATCCAAAGCCTAAAGGCATAGCAAACGACAGGTTAGAATTATTTAACGCAAACTTCTGGTAGAGAGCAATCGAAAAAACGAGCAGTCCGAGAATACACATAACAATAGATACCACAGTCCATTTCCTCACTCAATATCCCCCTCTTTCTCAAAAATAAAAACTTGTTCAATGCTTTTATTGAACACTCGGGCTATGAGATAAGCCAGCATAATCGATGGATTGTATCGCCCTCTTTCCAATGAAATGATGGTCTGACGTGATACGTTAACCTTTTCCGCCAGATCCTGTTGTGTCATGTTAAGCTCTCGACGGTAGATCTCAATTTTATTCTTCATGAATTTCGTGTCCTCACTCTTCATTTGTAAAGCTAACTTTACAAAAAATATATCTCTCACTCCTCAAAATGTCAAGCTAACTTTACACCAAATTCGTGCCCTAAAACAGGCTGATAGAAAGGATCTTCTCAAGCCATATTGTTATCTCCTTATGATATGGTACATTTACAAGCATAATAAATAACATAATTTCGAAAATAATGGCATTATTCGACTATTGCTTGTATTTCTCAGGCATGCAAACCCACCTTTTTATGCTATAATAAGTGCTGTTAAAAGGAGGAAGACACTGAATGGTTGATGTTAATAAGAAAAAGCCCGATGAACAGCCTGTCCGCAAGCGTAGCTTCATTCGCAGACTAGGCAGTGTCGTCAAATGGATGGTTGTCCTGGGAATCATGGGGGTACTATTCGTAGGCGGTGCTTTAATGGGGTACGTCAGTTCCATTGTGAAAGACGAGCCTGTCCGATCCAGGGCCCTGATTGAACAGAAAGTCAGCGAAAACTCCATCACAGGCTTTGCTTACTTCGCCGATGGCAGTCCAATCGGTCAATTACGTACAGAAGAAGACAGACGTCCGGTCACCGTTGACCAGATCCCACAGAAGGTTATTGATGCAGTTATTGCCATTGAAGACAATCATTTTTACGAACATAAAGGTGTAGACATGAACGGTACACTTCGTGCCGTAAAACAGAAGGTGCTTAAAGAGTCTGTCCAAACAGGCGGAAGTACACTTACACAACAGTTAGCGCGTCGTGTGTTCCTCAATCTAGATCGTACAGAGGATCGGAAAGTAAAAGAAATTCTTCTCTCGCTCCGATTGGAACGTTTCTTGACGAAGGACGAGATCATGACTGCATACTTGAACAAGGTTCCTTTCGGTAATGGTTCCAGTGGATATAATGTCTATGGCATTAAGGCTGCTGCCAAAGGTTTGTTCAATATTAATGATCTGGAGAAAATAAATACGGCTCAAGCTGCTTACCTTGCCGGCTTGCCTCAGCTCCCCTCTTCATACTCTGCTTTTAATGGTAAAGGCGACTTTGTTGAGGACAATTTTGAGCGCGCAATTAATCGCCAGCACTTGGTTTTACGTCGAATGTTAGAACTCGGTAAAATCAATCAAACCGAATATAACGAAGCGCTTGCTTTTGACATCAAGAGCTCGCTCGCTCCCAAAACGGTTAAAGCTTACAACACTTATCCTTATCTTATGATGGAAACTGAACGACAAGCTGCTCAAATCTTGATGACACAGTTGAATGCAGACGCAGACGCTAGCAAAGACACTGGTGAAGCTACAGACAAGGATGCAGCGACTAAAGATAGCAGTGCATTATTGGAAGAAGCTCAGCAGCAATTACGCACAGGTGGATATCGCATTTACACTACAATTAACAAAAGTGTATACAAAACCATGCGTACCATTGCTGAAAATGATAGTAATTTTGCCGCAGACGATCCCAAAAAGGGGAAAGAACAAACGGCAGCTATGTTGATCGACCATAAGACTGGTGCCATTCTAGGCATGATCGAAGGTCGAAGCTTCCAAGATGAACAGATGAACTATGCTACGCAGATGGTGCGTCAACCAGGTTCTGCTATGAAACCAATTGCAGCATATCTGCCTGCTATGGATGAAGGCTTGGTTCAGCCAGGTTCCGTCGTGGATGATTCACCGATTATTCTTAAAGACGGTCCAAGCGGATATCACATTCCGAAAAATGCAAATAACCGGTACCAAGGCCTCATCACTGCTCGTAGAGCACTGAATTACTCATTGAATACCGTGGCGCTTAAGTTGTTTAATGAAGACGTGGGAATTGATAAAGCCTGGGCTTTCGCCAAAAAACTTGGCATTACCACCATTCAGAAAAACGATTATCAAGCACAAACAGGTGTTCTTGGTGGCCTTCAGTACGGTGTGACCGTCGAGGAACTCACCAACGCCTATGGTGCCATTGCCAACAACGGTGTGTACAACGATTCTTATATGATCAGTAAAATTGTAGACTCCAAAGGTAATATCGTTTATAAACACGAAGCAGCTCCTGTTCAGGCCTTCTCCGAGCAGACGGCATATCTCATGACCGACATGCTTCGTACGGTCGTTACAGAAGGTACAGCGGATAAAGTACGCGAAAGCTACAAATATTCGAAGAGTGTACCGATTGTCGGAAAAACAGGCTCTACCCAGAACTACGCCGATGTCTGGTTTGAAGGCTACTCGCCAGATGTCACTTTAGGTGTATGGGTTGGATACAAACAGCCAGTAAACACACTAGAGACCAAGTCTCAGCGCAAACGCGCACAGCAGCTATGGACGCAAATTATGAATGAGGTCATCGCCTCAGACAAAGAGCTATTTGTTACAGATAAGTTCGAGAAGCCATCAGGTATAGTGACGAAAACCGTCTCCGCTTATAGCGGTAAACTTCCTACGGCTCTGACAGATCGTTTTGTTACAGATATTTTCAACAGTAAATTCGTTCCTAAAGATAGTGATGATGGCGTCGCTAAGGCGAAGTACATCACTTACAATGGTGTAAACTACATCCCGCGTGATGAAACACCTAGTGATATGCTCAAGGAAAAAACCGTAATCAAACGTAAAAAACCAATCTCCGATCTCATTAAAGAGTTGCAAAATGCATTCTCTCGTATGAGCCGGCACGAGTCACTTGCATATTACCTGCCACAGGATGCAGATTCAGACATGCCAACGCAGATTGATCCACGGCAAGACAACGGTAAAGCTCCGGATGCTCCGGGAAATGTAAGACTGTCTATGTCAAATGGCAGAGCAATCATTACATTTAATGCTACACCAGAAAGTGATGTTGTCGGGTATCGCTTGTATCGTTCTGTTA
It includes:
- a CDS encoding YlaN family protein, with amino-acid sequence MTSSDLQDQLNLKAISLLQEDADKIQKLIEVQMENLATRYCPLYEEVLDTQMYGFSKEVDFAVRAGLLPEGAGKQMVSALERNLAILYEALNKKNEQ
- a CDS encoding HPr family phosphocarrier protein, with protein sequence MSSNNAAVVEIAQTAGKFTSSIVLHSENKYIDVKSILGLFTTLISTHSYELHVHGPDADEAKAAMSDVFAKHGLNVKIASE
- a CDS encoding aminopeptidase, whose product is MKDPRIQKLAANLVGYSVDVQPGENVLVEMIGSERDLINAVVEEVGKKGGNVFVQLTDRTVQRAMLKNATEEMMKTWAEIDLNRMKQMDCYIGIRAGENVNDLSDVPEEKMKMYNSLYSHPVHSEQRVKHTKWVVLRYPNASMAQLANTSTEAFEDFYFDVCNLDYAKMDKAQDALANLMNRTDKVRITGPGTDLSFSIKDIGAVKCSGQKNIPDGEVYSAPVRDSVNGTISYNAATLYNGVTFENIKFTFKDGKIVEATSNDTARLNDILDSDDGARHIGEFAIGFNPYILHPMKDILFDEKIAGSLHFTPGQAYEETDNGNRSSIHWDLVLIQRPDYGGGEIYFDDVLIRKDGIFVIPELECLNPDRLK
- a CDS encoding diguanylate cyclase, coding for MLEHLGSLPASLNSPSSGDPASAASLHNEHALWMQQVDITPFDFSYLGSLLQQAFTDWQQQRNPIPNNAATIFNIWDTEGVSVGDPYEDVSMDVSLTVLRCLETGQEQSLLSSDKHGQFHLLAIPLRSRSNKDMFAVFTALIYEPNQYETSEALVRAEASHYRTCFYRRFEYIFMTDLLHAHEQSAREEHRRSILFQIVQRMHDNMDVDTILDEVFSSMDYLYPTMRITLFMSQDQSSSNARIKPLLVHERGEDICVRSFMEGRLIVVRSIDGENRIIEVGLPLKGKQGIYGVFYIEMNDELMEESDLQLITMMADTAGTAFENAKLHEQSNMLIQELRLINDLTQRLNKSLQLMEIFQFAEQEMLGMFQAESCCILQLNDSTNQFEVMSSNVHQLRRQSFPNNYGIAGALYQSEEPLIMSNYLQHAPFPSQFMDHTKSLSLIASPVRVNGEVKCVIMLGHTQEQFFSYDNYRLLQMLVIHMGLALSNATLHAEVRRLANLDMLTGLYVRHYLDNVIHERQAHEFCGSLIVVDIDQFKQVNDTFGHQTGDQVLKQVSDIVVSSVRPEDVCARWGGEELAIYMPQLGIRQALEYAEIIRQRVSEETRPSVTVSSGIAEWSWMDEKVSVESLFYRADMALYQAKNGGRNRIVLEEQEVTR
- the rpsD gene encoding 30S ribosomal protein S4 codes for the protein MARYTGPKFKLSRRLGISLSGTGKDLKRPFPPGQHGANQRRKMSNYGMQLQEKQKLRHMYGLGEKQFRTLFARAQKMQGIAGENFMFLLECRLDNLVYRLGFANSRAGARQLVSHGHITVNGKKVDIASYQVSTGDVISLRERSRGLSSVKEALENRTHLPAYVEFNDTAVEGKFIRLPERSELSQEIDEKQIVEFYNR
- a CDS encoding helix-turn-helix transcriptional regulator, with the protein product MKNKIEIYRRELNMTQQDLAEKVNVSRQTIISLERGRYNPSIMLAYLIARVFNKSIEQVFIFEKEGDIE
- a CDS encoding transglycosylase domain-containing protein — encoded protein: MVDVNKKKPDEQPVRKRSFIRRLGSVVKWMVVLGIMGVLFVGGALMGYVSSIVKDEPVRSRALIEQKVSENSITGFAYFADGSPIGQLRTEEDRRPVTVDQIPQKVIDAVIAIEDNHFYEHKGVDMNGTLRAVKQKVLKESVQTGGSTLTQQLARRVFLNLDRTEDRKVKEILLSLRLERFLTKDEIMTAYLNKVPFGNGSSGYNVYGIKAAAKGLFNINDLEKINTAQAAYLAGLPQLPSSYSAFNGKGDFVEDNFERAINRQHLVLRRMLELGKINQTEYNEALAFDIKSSLAPKTVKAYNTYPYLMMETERQAAQILMTQLNADADASKDTGEATDKDAATKDSSALLEEAQQQLRTGGYRIYTTINKSVYKTMRTIAENDSNFAADDPKKGKEQTAAMLIDHKTGAILGMIEGRSFQDEQMNYATQMVRQPGSAMKPIAAYLPAMDEGLVQPGSVVDDSPIILKDGPSGYHIPKNANNRYQGLITARRALNYSLNTVALKLFNEDVGIDKAWAFAKKLGITTIQKNDYQAQTGVLGGLQYGVTVEELTNAYGAIANNGVYNDSYMISKIVDSKGNIVYKHEAAPVQAFSEQTAYLMTDMLRTVVTEGTADKVRESYKYSKSVPIVGKTGSTQNYADVWFEGYSPDVTLGVWVGYKQPVNTLETKSQRKRAQQLWTQIMNEVIASDKELFVTDKFEKPSGIVTKTVSAYSGKLPTALTDRFVTDIFNSKFVPKDSDDGVAKAKYITYNGVNYIPRDETPSDMLKEKTVIKRKKPISDLIKELQNAFSRMSRHESLAYYLPQDADSDMPTQIDPRQDNGKAPDAPGNVRLSMSNGRAIITFNATPESDVVGYRLYRSVNGGGFQNQGQVVLTGESRSFTAYAQGGNFSFYVTAVDVAGRESAPSAIATSTAVVEPPPEEEVKEPINVPGTIITPGEGSDDTSASTAPSTPSQVSVTALSQGIRIQWGSNADTEGVQSYSVYYSETGNAPFNKIGSTSGTSLDFGVPATTSGWFKVSASNSAGESEPSAAVHYQP